One genomic region from Salvia hispanica cultivar TCC Black 2014 chromosome 2, UniMelb_Shisp_WGS_1.0, whole genome shotgun sequence encodes:
- the LOC125203754 gene encoding protein disulfide isomerase-like 5-4 isoform X2: MRVSTSTSIVVDKSSDGDFLRIDFNMSFPALSCEFASVDVSDVLGTNRLNITKTIRKYSIDSRLNPTGSEFHSGPVTKGIKHDEETDEEYGEGSVLLNGHNFDRISHKHAILVVNFYAPWCAWSNRLKPSWEKAAKIIRERYDPETDGRILLGKVDCTEEADLCKRNHIQGYPSIRIFRKGSDVREDHGHHEHEAYYGDRDTDSLVKVMEDLVAPISFQSSQGGPDNIATEIKDDAKRPAPSAGGCRIEGFVRVKKVPGNLIISAHSVSHSFDASQMNMSHVISHFSFGKKITPWVLSDMKRLLPHLGRSHDRLNGLSYISNPSDSNANVTIEHYLQPVKIEVMTKSYKLVEEYEYTAHSSLIHSLQIPVAKFHFEPSPMQVLITEDSKSFSHFITNVCAIIGGVFTVAGILDSVLHNAMRLVKKVELGKNF; encoded by the exons ATGAGAGTGAGCACCTCTACATCAATTGTTGTTGATAAGAGTTCTGATGGGGACTTTCTACGAATTGATTTCAATATGag CTTTCCAGCATTGTCTTGTGAATTTGCTTCGGTTGATGTCAGTGATGTCCTGGGCACT AATAGGTTGAATATAACTAAAACCATACGCAAGTATTCAATAGATTCCAGATTAAACCCTACTGGTTCCGAGTTTCACTCAGGACCAGTTACAAAAGGTATTAAGCATGACGAGGAAACTGATGAAGAATATGGAGAAGGTTCTGTTTTACTCAATGGACACAATTTTGATAGAATTTCACACAA GCATGCTATTTTGGTAGTGAATTTCTATGCCCCTTGGTGCGCTTGGAGCAATCGACTG aAACCTTCGTGGGAGAAAGCAGCCAAAATTATAAGAGAAAG ATATGACCCAGAAACTGATGGACGTATACTTCTGGGCAAGGTTGATTGCACTGAAGAAGCTGATCTGTGTAAAAG GAATCACATACAAGGATATCCATCGATTCGGATCTTCCGTAAAGGAAGTGATGTAAG GGAGGATCATGGCCACCATGAGCATGAGGCATATTATGGCGACCGAGATACGGACAGCCTAGTGAAG GTGATGGAGGATTTGGTTGCACCTATTTCTTTTCAGTCGTCACAAGGTGGTCCTGATAATATTGCCACAGAGATAAAAGATGACGCGAAAAGGCCTGCACCTTCAGCAGGAGGGTGTAGAATTGAGGGTTTTGTGCGTGTGAAGAAG GTTCCAGGGAATCTTATCATATCTGCTCATTCAGTTTCCCATTCTTTTGATGCTTCTCAAATGAATATGTCACATGTTAtttcccatttttcttttggtaaaaaaatcaCTCCATGGGTCTTGAGTGATATGAAGCGACTGCTGCCACATCTAGGTAGAAGCCATGACCGCTTGAATGGCTTGTCGTATATCAGTAATCCGAGTGATTCGAATGCAAATGTAACC ATTGAGCATTATCTTCAACCCGTAAAAATTGAGGTGATGACAAAATCTTATAAACTAGTTGAGGAATATGAGTACACTGCCCACAGTAGTTTGATTCACAGTCTTCAAATCCCTGTGGCGAAATTTCATTTTGAGCCATCACCTATGCAG GTTTTAATAACCGAGGATTCCAAGTCTTTTTCACACTTCATTACAAATGTCTGTGCCATCATCGGAGGTGTTTTCACG GTCGCTGGTATCTTGGACTCCGTCCTACACAACGCAATGAGGCTGGTGAAAAAAGTTGAACTGGGGAAGAATTTCTGA
- the LOC125205194 gene encoding uncharacterized protein LOC125205194, with translation MGGHLLSLYPATQASRLKRLTSSIPFSTIRRFKHGREGQGIDKERAPTTAEEFERVAEEKSRQGFSSQTVEKASDGALEAAEAAVGDSNPQAVKEAFKEPTGKGDFHKGGVHQR, from the exons ATGGGCGGACATCTCTTGTCTCTCTACCCAGCCACGCAGGCCTCAAGGCTCAAACGCCTCACCTCAAGCATCCCATTCTCAACCATAAGA AGATTCAAGCATGGCAGGGAGGGGCAAGGGATTGATAAGGAGAGAGCACCGACGACGGCTGAGGAGTTTGAGAGGGTGGCTGAGGAGAAGAGCCGCCAAGGATTCAGCAGCCAGACGGTGGAGAAGGCGAGCGATGGCGCTTTAGAGGCTGCCGAGGCTGCCGTCGGCGACTCCAATCCTCAGGCTGTCAAGGAAGCCTTCAAAGAACCTACTGGCAAAGGTGATTTCCATAAGGGAGGCGTCCACCAACGATGA
- the LOC125208428 gene encoding COBRA-like protein 10, which translates to MIPQLLARMPWLLVVVVILRSMVVAQDLPVAKDLPVAAKDLPVAKDLPVPVAKDLPVAPVLPVTPVLPVTPVLPVASDLPVAPEILPPEVPPPPPPEIERCNGIFLSYTFEGREKEYPLVRNMTAQAWAFKATATILNAGAQELKSWKMFVGFQYDELLVSAEGAIVVSGEGFPIRVGKNGTVLAGYPQADLKTAIETASDYEQMQVHVGLKGTQFGVADKATPMPKSLRLVNEGYKCPLATRKGPYMHVCCRKDPKFKEKKKTKYAPRTFDDLHFTYDVLKAYENKYMAQVTIDNLHPLGRLDQWNLTWEWMRNEFIYDMRGAFTHRKDPSECIYGPQGQYYKELDFSTVMNCQKRPVISDLPPQLENDEKVGKLPYCCKDGLLLPITMNETKARAMFQMEVFKLPPDLNRTAINPPQNWKITGRLNPNYKCGPPVRVDPSEFPDPRGIDATGSAIASWTVNCNMSRPKPKQNRCCVSYSAFYAAGAVPCNTCACGCEDEPPRCDRNGAALQIPPSALLVPFVNRSKKAAAFARINHHKLPRKLPCPDNCGVSINWHVDSDFKTGWTARMTLFNWEEDAFVDWYSALVMKRAFPGFEKSYSFNGTVLDGMNNTIFMQGLPGLNYLVGEVNGTRPGKDPPVPGKQQSVLSFSKKHIHGLKIPRGDGFPTKLYFNGEECALPKVLPKAAAPAPPGVLTSSLLLAILTSLVLFFN; encoded by the coding sequence ATGATACCGCAGTTACTCGCGAGGATGCCATGGCTCCTCGTTGTCGTCGTGATCTTGCGCAGCATGGTTGTCGCGCAAGATCTTCCTGTCGCGAAAGATCTTCCTGTCGCCGCGAAAGATCTTCCTGTTGCGAAAGATCTTCCTGTCCCTGTTGCGAAAGATCTTCCTGTCGCGCCAGTTCTTCCTGTCACGCCAGTTCTTCCTGTCACGCCAGTTCTTCCTGTCGCGTCAGATCTTCCTGTCGCGCCAGAAATTCTGCCTCCGGAGGTGCCCCCTCCGCCACCCCCGGAGATCGAGAGGTGCAACGGGATCTTCCTGTCGTACACGTTCGAGGGGCGGGAGAAGGAGTACCCGCTCGTGAGGAACATGACCGCGCAGGCGTGGGCGTTCAAGGCCACGGCCACGATCCTCAACGCCGGCGCGCAGGAGCTCAAGTCCTGGAAGATGTTCGTGGGCTTCCAGTACGACGAGCTCCTGGTGTCCGCGGAGGGGGCCATCGTCGTGAGTGGGGAGGGGTTCCCCATCCGCGTGGGGAAGAACGGGACCGTGCTGGCCGGGTACCCCCAGGCGGACCTCAAGACCGCCATCGAGACGGCCTCGGACTACGAGCAGATGCAAGTGCACGTCGGGCTCAAGGGCACGCAGTTCGGGGTTGCGGACAAAGCCACCCCGATGCCCAAGTCCTTGAGGCTCGTCAACGAGGGCTACAAATGCCCCCTGGCAACCCGGAAGGGGCCCTACATGCACGTGTGCTGTAGGAAAGATCCtaaattcaaagaaaagaagaaaaccaAATACGCACCACGCACCTTCGACGACCTCCACTTCACTTACGATGTCCTCAAAGCCTACGAGAACAAGTACATGGCACAGGTGACCATCGACAACCTTCACCCCCTCGGCCGCCTCGACCAGTGGAACCTCACTTGGGAGTGGATGCGCAACGAGTTCATATACGACATGCGCGGCGCCTTCACCCACCGCAAAGACCCGTCCGAGTGCATCTACGGCCCGCAAGGCCAATACTACAAAGAGTTAGATTTCTCCACCGTCATGAACTGCCAGAAAAGGCCCGTCATCTCTGACCTCCCACCGCAGCTCGAGAACGACGAAAAAGTCGGAAAACTCCCCTACTGCTGCAAGGACGGCCTCCTCCTCCCCATCACCATGAACGAGACCAAAGCCAGAGCCATGTTCCAAATGGAGGTCTTCAAACTCCCGCCCGACTTGAACCGGACCGCGATCAACCCGCCTCAGAACTGGAAGATCACGGGCCGGTTGAACCCCAACTACAAGTGCGGACCGCCTGTCCGGGTCGACCCGTCCGAGTTCCCGGACCCGCGGGGGATCGACGCCACGGGGTCCGCCATCGCCAGCTGGACGGTCAACTGCAACATGAGCCGCCCCAAGCCCAAGCAGAACCGCTGCTGCGTCTCCTACTCTGCTTTCTACGCGGCCGGGGCCGTCCCCTGCAACACGTGCGCCTGCGGCTGCGAGGACGAGCCCCCGCGCTGCGACCGCAACGGCGCCGCGCTGCAGATCCCGCCGAGCGCCCTGCTGGTCCCCTTCGTGAACCGGAGCAAGAAGGCCGCGGCGTTCGCGAGGATCAACCACCACAAGCTCCCGCGGAAGCTGCCCTGCCCGGACAACTGCGGCGTGAGCATCAACTGGCACGTGGACTCCGACTTCAAGACCGGGTGGACCGCGAGGATGACCTTGTTTAACTGGGAGGAGGACGCGTTCGTGGACTGGTACTCGGCCCTGGTGATGAAGCGGGCGTTCCCCGGGTTCGAGAAATCCTACTCGTTCAACGGGACCGTGTTGGATGGCATGAACAACACTATCTTCATGCAAGGCTTACCGGGGCTAAATTACCTTGTTGGGGAGGTGAACGGGACCCGGCCCGGCAAGGATCCGCCAGTGCCGGGGAAGCAGCAGTCGGTGCTGTCGTTCTCAAAGAAGCATATTCATGGGTTGAAGATCCCGCGTGGGGACGGCTTCCCTACCAAGCTGTATTTCAACGGGGAGGAGTGCGCGCTTCCCAAGGTGTTGCCCAAGGCTGCTGCACCCGCGCCGCCCGGGGTGCTCACTAGCTCGCTCTTGCTTGCCATTCTTACTTCACTTGTGCTTTTTTTTAACTGA
- the LOC125203540 gene encoding eukaryotic translation initiation factor 6-2 yields MATRLQYENNCEVGVFSKLTNAYCLVAIGGSENFYSTFEAELADVIPVVKTSINGTRIIGRLCAGNKKGLLLPHNTTDQELQHLRNSLPDSVVVQRIEERLSALGNCISCNDHVALTHPDLDKETEELIADVLGVEVFRQTVAGNILVGSYCTFSNIGGLVHPHTSIEDLDELSTLLQVPLVAGTVNRGSDVIAAGLTVNDWTAFCGSDTTATELSVIESVFKLREAKPSALVDEMRKSLIDTYV; encoded by the exons ATGGCAACAA GATTGCAATACGAGAATAATTGTGAGGTTGGGGTTTTCTCCAAGCTTACCAATGCATATTGCCTGGTTGCAATTGGGGGTTCTGAGAATTTTTACAG CACATTTGAGGCTGAGTTGGCTGATGTAATTCCTGTGGTCAAAACCTCCATTAATGGTACTAGGATCATCGGACGCCTGTGTGCTGGAAATAAGAAGGGTCTGCTTTTGCCTCACAATACTACGGATCAAG AGCTTCAGCACTTGCGGAACAGTCTCCCAGACTCTGTTGTTGTTCAGCGAATTGAGGAGAGATTATCTGCTCTCGGGAACTGTATTTCCTGCAATGATCATGTTGCTCTTACACATCCTGATCTTGACAAG GAAACTGAGGAATTGATCGCAGATGTGCTCGGTGTGGAAGTTTTCCGCCAGACTGTAGCAGGCAATATTCTTGTCGGCAGTTATTGTACCTTCTCCAACATAGGTGGCTTG GTTCATCCCCACACATCCATAGAAGATCTAGACGAGCTCTCTACCCTCCTCCAAGTTCCTTTGGTGGCTGGGACAGTGAACCGTGGTAGCGACGTGATAGCTGCTGGCTTGACAGTCAACGACTGGACAGCTTTCTGTGGGTCAGACACGACTGCTACTGAGCTGTCTGTCATCGAGAGCGTGTTCAAGTTGAGAGAAGCTAAACCTAGCGCCCTCGTTGATGAAATGAGAAAATCATTGATCGACACCTACGTGTGA
- the LOC125203814 gene encoding vascular-related unknown protein 1-like isoform X2, whose translation MGDSPEESSWTFYIEGFVCEDNIDKPCLSSDFESPSLVSDAASSAVANKFRQGLGFSSPSLQNSFKKQKTNIIPAMDYDLEDTASSPVNSPKVSYMNEFMNHGNKKEKGKRDVSDQVKRNTYGKVFAVERDSELKKKSTCG comes from the exons ATGGGAGATTCTCCTGAAGAGAGCAGCTGGACTTTCTACATTGAGGGTTTTGTTTGCGAAGATAACATTGATAAGCCTTGTTTATCTTCTGATTTTGAGAGCCCTTCTCTCGTCTCCGACGCTGCTTCTTCTGCTGTAGCCAACAAGTTTAGacagggtttagggttttcttCTCCGAGTCTTCAAAATAGTTTCAAGAAGCAGAAAACTAACATCATTCCTGCTATGGATTATGATTTGGAAGATACTGCCAGCTCTCCTGTAAATAGTCCTAAG GTTTCTTACATGAATGAGTTTATGAATCATGGCAACAAGAAAGAGAAGGGTAAGAGGGATGTTTCAGATCAG GTGAAGAGGAACACTTATGGGAAGGTGTTTGCTGTTGAAAGAGATAGTGAGTTGAAGAAAAAGAGCACATGTGGTTAG
- the LOC125203814 gene encoding vascular-related unknown protein 4-like isoform X1 translates to MGDSPEESSWTFYIEGFVCEDNIDKPCLSSDFESPSLVSDAASSAVANKFRQGLGFSSPSLQNSFKKQKTNIIPAMDYDLEDTASSPVNSPKQVSYMNEFMNHGNKKEKGKRDVSDQVKRNTYGKVFAVERDSELKKKSTCG, encoded by the exons ATGGGAGATTCTCCTGAAGAGAGCAGCTGGACTTTCTACATTGAGGGTTTTGTTTGCGAAGATAACATTGATAAGCCTTGTTTATCTTCTGATTTTGAGAGCCCTTCTCTCGTCTCCGACGCTGCTTCTTCTGCTGTAGCCAACAAGTTTAGacagggtttagggttttcttCTCCGAGTCTTCAAAATAGTTTCAAGAAGCAGAAAACTAACATCATTCCTGCTATGGATTATGATTTGGAAGATACTGCCAGCTCTCCTGTAAATAGTCCTAAG CAGGTTTCTTACATGAATGAGTTTATGAATCATGGCAACAAGAAAGAGAAGGGTAAGAGGGATGTTTCAGATCAG GTGAAGAGGAACACTTATGGGAAGGTGTTTGCTGTTGAAAGAGATAGTGAGTTGAAGAAAAAGAGCACATGTGGTTAG
- the LOC125203683 gene encoding DDRGK domain-containing protein 1 produces the protein MEGVLAAILMMIVVFSLIPLYLWRRRLDSRLPHQHEEEPQVVQGERVVRAGNNRRMRRRTAASTSSAAANVEETEDGSDDEDAADGYRARASTKKEKKRQEREAQRQAEDAARDSRRTKQDHYDEMRRKKDEEREAHERMLEEEAKARKAKEEEAAALEFEKWKGAFSVDAEGTTENEVQDGSQGLLFDFVEYIKKHKCVPLEDIAAEFKLRTQDCINRINSLETMGRLSGVMDDRGKYIYISLEEMKAVADYIKREGRVSISHLASKSNQFIDLEPKAEVAEDISSIEEITFA, from the exons ATGGAGGGTGTATTAGCGGCAATACTGATGATGATCGTGGTATTCTCCTTGATTCCGCTCTATTTGTGGAGGCGTCGCCTCGACTCTCGCCTTCCCCACCAACATGAAGAAGAGCCACAG GTTGTACAAGGGGAACGAGTGGTTAGGGCTGGTAATAATCGGCGAATGCGGCGAAGAACTGCTGCCAGCACATCGTCAGCTGCCGCTAACGTcgaag AAACTGAGGATGGAAGTGATGATGAAGACGCAGCAGACGGGTATAGGGCTAGAGCTTCGAcaaaaaaggagaagaaaCGGCAAGAGCGAGAAGCACAACGCCAG GCTGAAGATGCTGCACGTGACTCAAGGAGAACAAAACAAGATCATTATGATGAGATGAGGAGGAAAAAGGATGAGGAGCGAGAGGCTCATGAAAGAATGCTG GAAGAAGAAGCAAAAGCACGAAAAGCAAAGGAGGAAGAAGCTGCTGCATTGGAGTTTGAAAAATGGAAAGGAGCATTTTCTGTTGATGCTGAAGGAACGACCGAAAATGAAGTGCAAGATGGAAGCCAAGGATTGCTCTTTGATTTTGTGGAGTACATCAAG AAGCATAAATGTGTTCCTCTGGAAGATATTGCTGCAGAGTTTAAGTTGCGAACTCAG GACTGTATCAATCGCATTAACTCTCTAGAAACTATGG GTAGACTATCGGGTGTAATGGACGACAGAGGAAAATACATATACATCTCACTGGAAGAAATGAAAGCCGTTGCTGATTACATCAAGCGTGAAGGTAGGGTAAGCATATCGCACCTGGCTAGCAAGTCCAACCAGTTCATAGATTTAGAACCTAAAGCTGAGGTAGCGGAAGATATAAGCAGCATAGAGGAGATAACTTTTGCTTGA
- the LOC125208641 gene encoding protein GRIM REAPER has translation MAKTLNILNLFTILSLVLFLQHFQTSLSLEDEEIEGDFYVLDSTPTSTSARPRTSRFLTSAVKKIKKGTSCDAKTNPYVCNGVWANKGTSLLYCCKKHCRNVLGDRNNCGVCGHKCRFGERCCGGVCTNVLGNNANCGKCGKKCSRGVKCEYGYCGYA, from the coding sequence ATGGCCAAAACCCTAAATATCCTCAATCTCTTCACCATTCTCTCCCTTGTACTATTCCTCCAACATTTCCAAACCTCCCTATCTTTGGAGGATGAGGAGATCGAGGGCGACTTCTACGTCCTCGACTCCACCCCCACTAGCACCAGCGCGAGGCCAAGAACCAGCCGGTTCTTGACCTCCGCGGTGAAGAAGATCAAGAAGGGCACGAGCTGCGACGCGAAGACAAACCCTTACGTGTGCAACGGGGTGTGGGCGAACAAGGGCACGAGCCTTCTCTACTGCTGCAAGAAGCACTGTCGCAACGTGCTAGGCGACCGCAACAACTGCGGGGTGTGCGGCCACAAGTGCCGCTTCGGGGAGCGGTGCTGCGGCGGCGTTTGCACGAATGTTTTGGGGAACAATGCTAATTGTGGGAAGTGTGGCAAAAAGTGTTCTCGTGGGGTCAAGTGTGAGTATGGCTACTGTGGATATGCATGA
- the LOC125203671 gene encoding homeobox-leucine zipper protein PROTODERMAL FACTOR 2-like, giving the protein MGLITDISWTTYMQRASDLLVAISSGAEEHKARILDLAFSATEELRLVAQEQDSWIFDVDSGYETLNQTEYKRRFEPLDPALEEIFRLISQGKPRDLNENVECQPGHVSFDGSRANGVVYRSPVCLVSMFMDEDKWTSTFSNIVSKAINLAALTTGDMENANGSVQVMYAEFHICSPLISPRQVYFVRQSRRIDNDTWVVADVSLETIYPNPFPASKRKPSGCLIQALGDGVSKVTWVEHTSEREGLAPSMFKALLESGVAYSAKRWISTLERQCERIATLEARGDSLDDRGSGAARNGLLRLAGGMTRDFNLKIFSTMEGGWSGVNLPGVDGILIKNWLILDDLQQIPPRVAVSIATSVWLPVKQDQVFNFLRNEQNRAKWDILAHGMEVEEVVRISSPRNSTDSISVVSQCSKRGVITYLQESYNDSVACYTGYAPVDVRTMHHILQGGTADSVAILPSGFVVLPDGSTDQSSILTVAFQIIDEELTTPEELPESSLITACTLIRDTVSLIQTALLQELNWPPTS; this is encoded by the exons ATGGGACTAATAACGGACATTAGTTGGACAACGTATATGCAACGAGCGAGCGATCTCCTTGTGGCCATCTCATCGGGTGCTGAGGAGCACAAGGCAAGGATTCTTGATCTTGCATTCTCCGCCACCGAAGAGCTCAGGCTAGTGGCTCAAGAACAAGACTCGTGGATTTTCGACGTTGACAGTGGCTATGAGACTCTTAATCAAACAGAATACAAGAGAAGATTCGAACCACTTGATCCAGCTCTGGAGGAGATTTTTCGACTCATATCACAAGGGAAGCCGCGTGACCTCAATGAGAACGTCGAGTGTCAGCCCGGCCACGTGAGCTTTGACGGTTCCCGGGCCAATGGGGTGGTTTACAGAAGCCCTGTCTGCCTTGTGAGCATGTTCATGGATGAG GATAAATGGACATCAACATTCTCAAATATAGTCTCAAAGGCCATAAATCTAGCAGCTTTAACCACAGGGGACATGGAGAATGCAAATGGCTCTGTGCAAGTG ATGTATGCAGAGTTTCACATCTGCTCTCCTCTTATCTCGCCTCGACAAGTGTACTTCGTAAGGCAGTCGAGGCGGATAGATAACGACACTTGGGTTGTCGCCGATGTTTCCCTGGAAACTATATACCCGAATCCATTCCCAGCATCCAAAAGAAAGCCATCAGGCTGCCTGATTCAAGCCCTCGGGGATGGAGTATCAAAG GTTACTTGGGTGGAACACACTTCGGAACGTGAGGGCCTAGCGCCCTCTATGTTCAAGGCACTGCTGGAATCAGGGGTGGCATACAGCGCCAAGCGCTGGATCTCGACCCTGGAGAGACAATGCGAAAGAATAGCAACTCTAGAGGCGCGAGGCGACTCTCTTGATGACAGAG GTTCAGGAGCTGCTAGGAATGGTCTATTGAGATTGGCAGGAGGAATGACGAgagattttaatttgaagattttCTCAACTATGGAAGGTGGATGGAGTGGAGTGAACCTACCAGGAGTTGATGGGATCCTAATCAAGAACTGGTTGATCCTTGATGACCTTCAACAGATCCCTCCTCGAGTAGCCGTGTCGATCGCGACATCAGTCTGGCTACCTGTGAAACAAGATCAAGTGTTCAACTTCCTAAGGAATGAGCAAAATAGAGCTAAG TGGGATATTCTAGCACATGGTATGGAAGTTGAAGAAGTCGTACGCATTTCTTCACCTCGAAACTCCACAGACTCGATCTCAGTCGTTTCC CAATGCTCGAAGAGAGGTGTGATCACGTACCTGCAAGAGAGCTACAACGACTCTGTGGCGTGCTACACAGGCTACGCTCCCGTAGATGTCCGGACAATGCACCACATTCTGCAAGGAGGAACTGCAGATTCTGTGGCAATCTTGCCTTCAGGGTTCGTCGTTCTACCTGATGGATCTACGGACCAGAGCAGTATCCTGACTGTCGCATTTCAGATCATCGATGAAGAACTAACAACACCGGAAGAACTGCCGGAAAGCTCACTGATCACGGCGTGCACACTGATCAGAGATACAGTTTCTCTGATCCAAACAGCCCTTCTACAGGAATTGAATTGGCCTCCAACTTCCTAA
- the LOC125203754 gene encoding protein disulfide-isomerase 5-4 isoform X1, translated as MVSTSKIKSVDFYRKIPRDLTEASLSGAGLSILAAFSMIFLFGMELNDYMRVSTSTSIVVDKSSDGDFLRIDFNMSFPALSCEFASVDVSDVLGTNRLNITKTIRKYSIDSRLNPTGSEFHSGPVTKGIKHDEETDEEYGEGSVLLNGHNFDRISHKHAILVVNFYAPWCAWSNRLKPSWEKAAKIIRERYDPETDGRILLGKVDCTEEADLCKRNHIQGYPSIRIFRKGSDVREDHGHHEHEAYYGDRDTDSLVKVMEDLVAPISFQSSQGGPDNIATEIKDDAKRPAPSAGGCRIEGFVRVKKVPGNLIISAHSVSHSFDASQMNMSHVISHFSFGKKITPWVLSDMKRLLPHLGRSHDRLNGLSYISNPSDSNANVTIEHYLQPVKIEVMTKSYKLVEEYEYTAHSSLIHSLQIPVAKFHFEPSPMQVLITEDSKSFSHFITNVCAIIGGVFTVAGILDSVLHNAMRLVKKVELGKNF; from the exons ATGGTGTCTACCAGTAAAATCAAATCCGTCGATTTTTACAG GAAAATCCCAAGAGACTTGACTGAAGCATCATTATCAGGTGCTGGATTGTCAATCCTAGCAGCCTTTTCCATGATCTTTTTATTTGGAATG GAATTGAATGATTATATGAGAGTGAGCACCTCTACATCAATTGTTGTTGATAAGAGTTCTGATGGGGACTTTCTACGAATTGATTTCAATATGag CTTTCCAGCATTGTCTTGTGAATTTGCTTCGGTTGATGTCAGTGATGTCCTGGGCACT AATAGGTTGAATATAACTAAAACCATACGCAAGTATTCAATAGATTCCAGATTAAACCCTACTGGTTCCGAGTTTCACTCAGGACCAGTTACAAAAGGTATTAAGCATGACGAGGAAACTGATGAAGAATATGGAGAAGGTTCTGTTTTACTCAATGGACACAATTTTGATAGAATTTCACACAA GCATGCTATTTTGGTAGTGAATTTCTATGCCCCTTGGTGCGCTTGGAGCAATCGACTG aAACCTTCGTGGGAGAAAGCAGCCAAAATTATAAGAGAAAG ATATGACCCAGAAACTGATGGACGTATACTTCTGGGCAAGGTTGATTGCACTGAAGAAGCTGATCTGTGTAAAAG GAATCACATACAAGGATATCCATCGATTCGGATCTTCCGTAAAGGAAGTGATGTAAG GGAGGATCATGGCCACCATGAGCATGAGGCATATTATGGCGACCGAGATACGGACAGCCTAGTGAAG GTGATGGAGGATTTGGTTGCACCTATTTCTTTTCAGTCGTCACAAGGTGGTCCTGATAATATTGCCACAGAGATAAAAGATGACGCGAAAAGGCCTGCACCTTCAGCAGGAGGGTGTAGAATTGAGGGTTTTGTGCGTGTGAAGAAG GTTCCAGGGAATCTTATCATATCTGCTCATTCAGTTTCCCATTCTTTTGATGCTTCTCAAATGAATATGTCACATGTTAtttcccatttttcttttggtaaaaaaatcaCTCCATGGGTCTTGAGTGATATGAAGCGACTGCTGCCACATCTAGGTAGAAGCCATGACCGCTTGAATGGCTTGTCGTATATCAGTAATCCGAGTGATTCGAATGCAAATGTAACC ATTGAGCATTATCTTCAACCCGTAAAAATTGAGGTGATGACAAAATCTTATAAACTAGTTGAGGAATATGAGTACACTGCCCACAGTAGTTTGATTCACAGTCTTCAAATCCCTGTGGCGAAATTTCATTTTGAGCCATCACCTATGCAG GTTTTAATAACCGAGGATTCCAAGTCTTTTTCACACTTCATTACAAATGTCTGTGCCATCATCGGAGGTGTTTTCACG GTCGCTGGTATCTTGGACTCCGTCCTACACAACGCAATGAGGCTGGTGAAAAAAGTTGAACTGGGGAAGAATTTCTGA